One genomic segment of Chitinibacter sp. FCG-7 includes these proteins:
- the speD gene encoding adenosylmethionine decarboxylase — MKLESALSLAADPNTHLHSHPHPASPCLPLGRHLIADFQGCLAAVLSDPTLIEQAMLKAALAGQATVLQQHFHHFGVGQGVTGMLLLMESHISIHTWPEHGYAAIDLFMCGAANADAALSVLAQALQPQQQTQQVLVRGVSS, encoded by the coding sequence ATGAAACTTGAATCGGCCTTATCGCTGGCTGCTGATCCCAATACTCACCTTCACAGTCACCCTCATCCTGCTTCGCCCTGCTTGCCGTTGGGGCGACATCTGATTGCTGATTTTCAAGGCTGCCTGGCCGCTGTGCTATCCGACCCAACCCTGATTGAGCAAGCCATGCTCAAGGCGGCGCTGGCAGGGCAAGCGACGGTGCTGCAGCAACACTTTCATCATTTTGGCGTTGGGCAAGGGGTGACGGGGATGCTGCTGCTGATGGAGTCCCATATCAGCATTCACACCTGGCCGGAGCATGGCTACGCTGCGATTGATCTGTTTATGTGCGGTGCCGCCAATGCCGATGCGGCACTGTCTGTGCTGGCCCAGGCCTTGCAGCCACAGCAACAGACGCAGCAAGTGCTGGTGCGAGGAGTTTCTAGCTAG
- a CDS encoding DUF6404 family protein — MARDEEFERKKTAALAVLMKEGVFKKARWPWQLNFLWALGFKIKPPLFGSFIPNAISLGLQWGLMFGVLSWIFLFNPNNTSLEMFVGLTALGALFFGLAMAGVFYLQARIQQLPSWESL; from the coding sequence ATGGCTCGTGATGAAGAGTTTGAAAGAAAAAAAACGGCAGCATTAGCTGTATTAATGAAAGAAGGCGTATTCAAAAAAGCTCGCTGGCCTTGGCAATTAAATTTTTTGTGGGCTTTAGGTTTTAAGATTAAACCCCCTTTGTTCGGTTCATTTATCCCAAATGCAATTAGTCTTGGTTTGCAATGGGGATTGATGTTTGGTGTTCTTTCATGGATTTTTCTTTTTAATCCAAACAATACTTCTCTGGAAATGTTTGTTGGTTTGACTGCGTTGGGGGCATTGTTTTTTGGCTTGGCGATGGCTGGAGTTTTTTATTTGCAGGCCCGAATACAACAATTACCTAGCTGGGAAAGCCTTTAA
- a CDS encoding SPFH domain-containing protein: MGLGSFIKKQFIDILQWNEDSDGVLAYRHPMADFEIQYGASLTVRESQMAVFINEGQIADVFGAGMYKLTTQTLPVLTYLKNWDKLFESPFKSDVYFFSTRLQLGRKWGTPQPITIRDADFGMVRMRAFGVYSYKLVDPKLFFSEISGTREVYTRDDLELQLRNLVVATMTSALGGSGVPFLDMAGNQGLMSQKISEALTPVFAKYGLELDNFAVENISLPEELQKAIDTRITMGMIGNMQTYTQYQAANAIPLAAQNEGGLAGIGAGMAAGVGVGQAMANAMNTAINPGAMTNALGFGGVAAPAGAGVVIGADGGMGVGVMAGSAQPPVPTQGAAAPAADPNSPQAKLGQLKGLLDQGLISQADYDSAKAEVLKKLIG; encoded by the coding sequence ATGGGTCTCGGTTCGTTTATTAAAAAGCAATTTATCGACATTCTGCAGTGGAATGAAGACAGCGACGGCGTACTGGCTTATCGCCATCCGATGGCCGATTTCGAGATTCAGTATGGCGCCAGCCTGACGGTGCGCGAGTCGCAAATGGCCGTATTTATTAATGAAGGCCAGATTGCGGATGTGTTTGGCGCGGGCATGTATAAGCTCACCACGCAAACGTTGCCGGTGCTGACTTACCTGAAAAACTGGGACAAGCTGTTTGAGTCGCCGTTTAAATCGGACGTGTATTTCTTTAGCACGCGGCTGCAGCTGGGCCGTAAATGGGGCACGCCGCAGCCGATTACCATTCGCGACGCCGATTTTGGCATGGTACGCATGCGCGCATTTGGCGTGTATTCGTACAAACTGGTCGATCCGAAACTCTTCTTTAGCGAAATCAGCGGCACGCGTGAAGTCTATACGCGTGATGATTTAGAACTGCAATTGCGCAATCTGGTGGTGGCAACGATGACCTCGGCGCTTGGCGGATCGGGTGTGCCTTTCCTCGATATGGCTGGCAATCAAGGCCTGATGAGCCAGAAAATCAGCGAAGCGCTGACGCCGGTATTCGCCAAATACGGCCTTGAGCTCGATAACTTTGCGGTTGAAAACATCAGCCTGCCCGAAGAGCTGCAAAAAGCCATCGACACGCGTATCACGATGGGCATGATTGGCAATATGCAAACCTACACGCAATATCAGGCAGCGAACGCAATCCCACTCGCGGCGCAAAACGAAGGCGGTCTGGCAGGCATTGGTGCAGGCATGGCCGCTGGTGTTGGCGTTGGGCAAGCTATGGCGAATGCCATGAATACAGCAATCAATCCGGGCGCGATGACCAATGCCTTGGGTTTCGGCGGCGTTGCAGCACCAGCAGGAGCCGGTGTGGTAATTGGCGCTGACGGGGGTATGGGCGTAGGGGTGATGGCTGGATCGGCTCAGCCGCCAGTACCCACTCAGGGTGCCGCAGCGCCTGCCGCCGATCCAAACAGCCCGCAAGCAAAACTCGGCCAGCTGAAAGGCCTGCTCGATCAAGGCTTAATTAGCCAAGCCGATTACGACAGTGCGAAAGCGGAAGTGTTGAAAAAGCTGATTGGTTAA
- the flgF gene encoding flagellar basal-body rod protein FlgF, producing MDRLIYVAMSGAKNSETRQATIANNLANVSTPGFRAELASARAVAALGGPGTPTRAFVVQQISAADLSAGIFQQTGRDLDVAIRGSGWLTVQTSTGEAYTRNGSLAIDSAGLLKTNSGEIVQGENGPLTIPENTRATIAADGTVTAVDLSNPTQVVEVGRLKLVNPPDRELEKGLDGLFRLRSGENAQADAAVTLSSGGIESSNVNSVDQLVNMISTQRHFETQLKLLSTAEQNSRSASSLLSLNG from the coding sequence ATGGATCGTTTGATTTATGTCGCCATGTCAGGCGCAAAAAACAGTGAAACGCGGCAGGCCACCATTGCCAATAATTTGGCGAATGTCAGCACACCCGGCTTTCGGGCCGAGCTCGCTTCCGCGCGTGCTGTGGCTGCACTGGGCGGGCCAGGCACGCCAACCCGGGCGTTTGTCGTTCAGCAAATCAGTGCCGCCGATTTGTCGGCTGGTATTTTTCAGCAAACCGGGCGCGATCTGGATGTAGCGATCCGGGGTAGTGGCTGGCTAACGGTGCAAACATCGACTGGTGAAGCCTATACCCGCAACGGCAGCTTAGCGATTGACTCTGCCGGACTGCTCAAAACCAATTCGGGCGAGATTGTGCAGGGTGAAAATGGCCCGTTGACCATTCCCGAAAACACCCGCGCAACGATTGCGGCAGATGGTACGGTGACTGCTGTGGATTTAAGTAATCCAACGCAGGTCGTTGAAGTAGGGCGTTTAAAGCTGGTTAATCCGCCCGATCGCGAGCTGGAAAAAGGCCTCGATGGCCTGTTTCGCCTGCGTAGCGGTGAAAATGCGCAAGCTGATGCAGCCGTGACACTCAGTAGTGGCGGAATAGAAAGCAGCAATGTGAATTCGGTTGATCAGCTGGTGAATATGATTTCTACCCAGCGGCATTTTGAAACACAACTTAAGCTTTTGAGTACTGCCGAACAGAATTCGCGCTCGGCCAGCTCTTTGCTGTCGTTAAACGGCTAA
- the flgB gene encoding flagellar basal body rod protein FlgB has product MLGKIDNYFRNQETALKMRSYRQEVLASNIANADTPNYKARDFDFKAAFDTARAEQQTATLAMSNPRHLQPSTQVDIFSPELKYRNERQPSIDGNTVDMDTEMKEFTDNAIRYQAAVTFVQRRIESMKTALTGQ; this is encoded by the coding sequence ATGCTGGGCAAAATCGACAATTACTTTCGCAATCAGGAAACCGCGTTGAAAATGCGCTCCTATCGCCAGGAAGTACTGGCATCCAATATTGCCAATGCCGATACGCCCAACTACAAGGCGCGTGATTTCGATTTCAAAGCGGCTTTTGACACCGCGCGTGCCGAGCAGCAAACCGCTACGCTGGCCATGAGCAATCCGCGCCACCTGCAGCCCTCCACCCAGGTTGATATTTTTTCGCCCGAGCTGAAATACCGCAACGAGCGTCAGCCGTCGATTGATGGTAATACCGTTGATATGGATACCGAGATGAAAGAATTTACCGATAACGCCATCCGCTATCAGGCCGCAGTGACTTTCGTGCAGCGCCGGATCGAATCGATGAAAACCGCGCTAACTGGTCAGTAA
- a CDS encoding DUF350 domain-containing protein — protein MLHSYLTPLIGYFSYLASGVAMLIVFAMLYIKITPYDELKLVREGNVAAALSFGGAQIGFSFALASSALHLNQLEFFVIWGALAGVVQIVVYAFLVKCIKGMPSQIMENNVAVGLLAGSISLAVGVINAGCLS, from the coding sequence ATGCTACACAGCTATTTAACGCCATTGATTGGCTATTTCAGCTACCTCGCCAGCGGCGTCGCAATGCTGATTGTCTTTGCGATGCTGTACATCAAAATCACGCCGTATGACGAACTCAAATTGGTCCGCGAAGGCAATGTGGCCGCCGCTTTATCATTTGGTGGCGCGCAGATTGGTTTTTCCTTTGCGCTGGCCTCCAGCGCACTGCATCTGAATCAGCTGGAATTTTTTGTGATCTGGGGCGCACTGGCCGGCGTGGTGCAGATTGTGGTGTACGCCTTTCTAGTCAAATGCATCAAGGGTATGCCATCGCAGATTATGGAAAACAACGTTGCGGTGGGGTTACTGGCGGGGAGTATCTCGCTGGCGGTCGGTGTGATTAATGCGGGGTGTTTGTCTTAA
- the flgE gene encoding flagellar hook protein FlgE, which produces MGFQQGLSGLNAAAKNLDVIGNNVANVNTVGFKGSRAEFADIYASTFGTASNIAGIGAKVTTIAQQFSQGNTTSTNNPLDIAITGNGFFRMQDRSGSISYARNGQFQLDKDGYIVNNGQFLTGWGVDQGTGIFLEGSTPEPIQLQFANIGARSTGGSGVTGAGLNLGANLNASDKVINDPTNATAPGPAFSSTDPTTYNYSTSATVFDSLGVAHTQTLYFRKQDPAGGGAVGSWDVYYSLDGKDVNSNGTLAPTAGTRLKGEMSFDANGKFVDYSSNIATPGATAAATDDWFEIVSGPTGIDNGSNGLNFQLFFNKSTQFGSPYNVNTLTQDGYTDGVLTGISVSKEGVVQGRYSNGQSRNVAKVVLSTFTNPQGLQPLGDNRWAESFGSGQPLTNGPGQGNTGFLQAAAVEDSNIDLTSELVNLITAQRNYQANAQTVKAQDTILQTIVNLR; this is translated from the coding sequence ATGGGTTTCCAACAAGGCTTGAGCGGCTTGAATGCCGCCGCAAAAAATCTGGATGTGATCGGTAATAACGTTGCCAACGTCAATACGGTCGGCTTTAAAGGTTCGCGTGCCGAGTTTGCTGATATTTATGCCAGTACCTTCGGCACTGCATCGAATATTGCCGGTATCGGTGCCAAAGTCACGACGATCGCCCAGCAGTTCTCGCAGGGTAATACCACCTCGACCAATAATCCGCTGGATATTGCGATTACCGGCAACGGTTTTTTCCGGATGCAGGATCGTAGTGGCAGTATCAGCTATGCGCGAAATGGCCAGTTCCAGCTCGACAAGGACGGATACATTGTTAATAACGGTCAGTTCCTCACTGGCTGGGGCGTTGATCAGGGTACAGGTATTTTTCTGGAAGGCTCAACACCGGAACCGATTCAACTGCAGTTTGCTAATATCGGTGCCCGTTCAACGGGTGGCTCGGGTGTCACTGGCGCAGGTTTGAATCTGGGTGCAAATCTGAATGCATCGGATAAAGTGATTAACGATCCGACCAATGCAACTGCCCCAGGACCTGCATTCTCTTCTACTGATCCAACGACGTATAACTATTCAACCTCGGCTACTGTATTTGATTCGCTTGGTGTGGCGCATACGCAAACGCTGTATTTCCGCAAGCAGGATCCTGCAGGTGGTGGTGCGGTAGGTAGTTGGGATGTTTACTATTCGCTTGATGGCAAGGATGTTAATTCCAACGGCACGCTGGCACCAACTGCAGGCACTCGCCTAAAGGGCGAAATGAGCTTTGACGCGAACGGCAAATTTGTCGATTACTCGTCGAATATTGCGACTCCGGGTGCGACTGCAGCGGCAACGGATGACTGGTTCGAGATCGTTAGCGGCCCAACCGGGATTGATAACGGCTCGAATGGGCTTAATTTTCAGCTGTTTTTTAATAAATCGACTCAGTTTGGCAGCCCGTACAATGTGAATACATTGACGCAGGATGGTTATACCGACGGTGTGCTCACCGGTATTTCTGTGAGCAAGGAAGGCGTGGTGCAAGGGCGCTATTCCAACGGCCAAAGCCGTAATGTGGCCAAAGTGGTGTTGTCCACCTTTACCAATCCGCAAGGTTTGCAGCCACTGGGTGATAACCGCTGGGCCGAATCTTTCGGTTCTGGCCAGCCACTGACCAATGGCCCAGGCCAAGGTAATACCGGTTTTTTGCAAGCGGCGGCGGTAGAAGACTCCAATATTGACCTGACCTCCGAGCTGGTGAATCTGATTACTGCGCAGCGCAACTATCAGGCCAATGCCCAGACCGTAAAAGCACAGGATACGATCCTGCAGACGATTGTGAATCTGCGTTAA
- a CDS encoding flagellar hook assembly protein FlgD, giving the protein MATSPVSGSFDYSSLNTRKTATKTDTEQQQDRFMKLLVKQLQSQDPMNPMDNAQTTSQIAQINTVSGIEKLNQTMAGMAGMYAGTQVMQAANLIGKEVLSPGNGFRFDGSKSVDLRFNIPEGTSNAMASIYNDKNVEVAKVPVTTTKAGLIQVAWDGKKADGTVLPAGEYKVTAKAQKDGKEIALETATWQVTKSVAFGSDGVEVHLANGGKTNFGSLIQIQQANG; this is encoded by the coding sequence ATGGCGACATCTCCAGTTTCCGGTTCGTTTGACTACAGCTCGCTCAATACGCGAAAAACTGCCACCAAAACCGATACCGAGCAACAGCAAGACCGGTTTATGAAATTGCTGGTCAAGCAATTGCAATCGCAAGACCCGATGAATCCAATGGATAACGCGCAAACCACCAGCCAGATTGCGCAGATCAATACCGTTAGTGGCATTGAAAAGCTCAATCAGACCATGGCGGGGATGGCGGGCATGTACGCAGGTACTCAGGTCATGCAAGCGGCAAACCTGATCGGCAAAGAAGTCCTGTCCCCCGGCAATGGTTTCCGCTTTGATGGCAGCAAGTCGGTTGATTTGCGCTTCAATATTCCCGAAGGTACCAGCAATGCGATGGCCAGCATTTACAACGACAAGAATGTTGAAGTCGCCAAAGTACCGGTGACGACCACCAAAGCTGGTTTGATTCAGGTGGCCTGGGATGGCAAAAAGGCCGATGGCACCGTCTTGCCAGCTGGTGAATATAAAGTGACCGCCAAGGCGCAAAAAGATGGCAAGGAAATTGCTTTAGAGACTGCAACCTGGCAGGTGACCAAATCAGTCGCATTTGGCAGTGACGGTGTTGAGGTGCATCTGGCCAACGGTGGCAAAACCAATTTTGGCAGCCTCATCCAGATCCAGCAGGCAAACGGTTAA
- a CDS encoding GFA family protein, which translates to MSFKGSCACGAVGYEVARLASAITHCHCQTCRKTHAAAFNSAAGVEPSDFRWLRGEDLLSRFESSPGKVRYFCSQCGSHLVAKKEGRPLLVLRVATLDEDPQATPTEHIWTSHRQPWLAFEGLAEHEEWQPGRG; encoded by the coding sequence ATGAGCTTTAAAGGTTCATGCGCTTGCGGTGCTGTGGGGTATGAAGTAGCCAGATTGGCGAGCGCAATCACTCACTGCCATTGCCAAACTTGCCGCAAAACCCATGCTGCAGCGTTTAATTCGGCGGCGGGGGTTGAGCCTAGCGATTTTCGCTGGCTGCGTGGCGAGGATCTGCTCAGTCGGTTTGAATCATCGCCGGGCAAGGTGCGGTATTTCTGCTCTCAATGTGGCAGCCATCTAGTTGCTAAAAAAGAAGGGCGTCCCTTATTGGTATTGCGCGTCGCTACTTTAGATGAAGACCCGCAAGCTACGCCCACTGAACATATTTGGACTTCGCATCGTCAACCTTGGCTGGCGTTTGAAGGTTTGGCAGAACATGAAGAATGGCAGCCGGGGAGAGGCTAA
- a CDS encoding DUF4178 domain-containing protein, which translates to MFRTACPSCGAEVLFRSTISAISVCEYCQSTVLRSADEVKDIGKIGKVLEDYSPIQIGTSGVFAGRAFTVIGRIQLRYDAGLWNEWYVSFDGDKYGWLGDTSGQYMFTLPLPEGGAANAPQFEYLSPEMRYEHGGRAYVVTDKRTAQCVGGQGELPFVVGNGYVAKVVDCRSGDRFLTIDYSDVNAAKPNPQLYVGEAVELKNLQAQLLRSDDEIQRSAGRLKGTANVLDCPSCGNQLQYRAGVATQIVCAACGSEVDCSGDRALVLSKHTEAERYHATLDVGDSTMISGVSWTVIGLIEMAETEDDDSHWTEYLLYNWQQGFQWLVEAKDGWSRVKVLNEMPESWSDAHATLKGQRYSKMYDSYTAKVVYAAGAFNWRVSVGDRVQLWEYQNGSERLCKEKNNAEVVWSQASKISNQQIALWFSKAKVQTIKSDEDSGDQRSMAWRYTLILLAINLPLVLFGGEVIEGLFWTGLAGYILHWPLNKSDSDE; encoded by the coding sequence ATGTTCCGTACTGCTTGCCCCTCGTGCGGCGCTGAGGTTTTATTTCGCTCGACGATTTCGGCGATTTCCGTGTGCGAGTATTGCCAGTCCACTGTGTTGCGCAGCGCCGATGAGGTCAAAGACATCGGTAAAATCGGCAAGGTGCTCGAAGATTATTCGCCGATTCAGATCGGCACTTCAGGCGTATTTGCTGGCCGCGCGTTTACGGTGATTGGCCGGATTCAGTTGCGCTACGATGCGGGGTTGTGGAATGAGTGGTATGTCTCCTTCGATGGCGACAAATATGGCTGGCTGGGCGATACATCCGGGCAGTATATGTTCACGCTGCCGCTGCCCGAAGGTGGTGCGGCCAATGCGCCGCAGTTTGAATACCTATCGCCCGAAATGCGCTACGAGCACGGCGGCCGCGCTTATGTGGTGACGGATAAGCGCACTGCGCAGTGCGTCGGCGGGCAGGGTGAATTGCCCTTTGTTGTTGGCAATGGCTATGTGGCCAAAGTGGTCGATTGCCGCAGCGGTGATCGCTTTCTGACGATTGATTATTCGGATGTGAATGCCGCCAAACCCAATCCACAGCTGTATGTCGGCGAAGCGGTCGAGCTGAAAAATCTGCAGGCGCAATTACTGCGCAGCGATGACGAGATTCAGCGCAGCGCGGGTCGGCTGAAGGGGACGGCCAATGTGCTCGATTGCCCGAGCTGCGGTAATCAGCTGCAATACCGCGCCGGTGTCGCCACGCAAATTGTCTGCGCCGCGTGCGGCTCGGAAGTCGATTGCTCAGGGGATCGGGCGCTGGTGCTGAGCAAGCACACCGAGGCTGAGCGTTATCATGCGACGCTGGATGTGGGCGACTCGACCATGATCAGCGGGGTGAGCTGGACGGTGATCGGTCTGATCGAGATGGCCGAGACCGAGGATGACGATTCGCATTGGACCGAATACCTGCTGTATAACTGGCAGCAAGGTTTTCAGTGGCTGGTGGAGGCCAAAGACGGCTGGTCGCGCGTCAAAGTGCTGAATGAAATGCCCGAAAGCTGGAGCGATGCGCACGCCACGCTCAAAGGCCAGCGCTATAGCAAAATGTACGACAGCTACACCGCCAAAGTGGTGTACGCCGCAGGGGCGTTTAACTGGCGGGTGAGCGTTGGTGATCGGGTGCAGCTATGGGAATACCAGAACGGTAGCGAGCGCTTGTGCAAGGAAAAAAACAACGCCGAAGTGGTGTGGTCGCAGGCGAGTAAAATCAGCAATCAGCAAATTGCCCTGTGGTTTAGCAAGGCCAAAGTGCAGACCATCAAATCGGACGAAGACAGTGGCGATCAGCGCAGCATGGCCTGGCGCTACACGCTGATTTTGCTGGCGATCAATTTGCCCCTGGTGCTTTTTGGGGGTGAAGTGATTGAAGGCTTGTTCTGGACTGGTCTGGCCGGGTATATCCTACATTGGCCACTCAATAAAAGTGATTCCGACGAATGA
- the flgC gene encoding flagellar basal body rod protein FlgC: MSMFRVFDVAASGMRAQSARLNVVASNLANAESVTSSNGQPYRAKQVVFQAQPMTVSNKQSVGVQVAGVIEDQAPPKLVFDPKSPFADANGYVAMPNVNVVEEMTNMISASRSYQTNIDVMNTAKTLLLRTLSLGQV, from the coding sequence ATGTCGATGTTTCGAGTTTTTGATGTGGCAGCGTCCGGCATGCGGGCGCAATCGGCGCGCCTGAATGTCGTGGCGAGCAATCTGGCCAATGCCGAATCGGTGACCAGCTCCAACGGCCAGCCATACCGCGCCAAGCAGGTGGTCTTTCAGGCCCAGCCGATGACCGTGAGCAACAAGCAATCCGTGGGCGTTCAGGTGGCTGGGGTGATCGAAGATCAGGCGCCGCCCAAACTGGTGTTTGACCCCAAAAGCCCGTTTGCCGATGCCAATGGCTATGTGGCCATGCCCAATGTGAATGTGGTGGAAGAAATGACCAATATGATTTCAGCGTCGCGCTCTTACCAGACCAATATCGATGTAATGAATACCGCCAAGACCTTGCTGCTGCGCACGCTATCACTGGGTCAGGTTTAA